From Corticium candelabrum chromosome 13, ooCorCand1.1, whole genome shotgun sequence, a single genomic window includes:
- the LOC134188782 gene encoding glutathione S-transferase omega-1-like gives MAALRGDPPPIPADTPVRLYSMEYCPFAQRARVALKAKGVKFDVINCNLKNKPKFLTDAHPNGQVPVLLHKGNVIVESEIIVEYVDQAFPDQGKTLYSEDAATRAKARAHITFFGQKVMPLMYKVTRDPTNEEEKANLLKMVEKWVEEPLSKGGAPFFGGQEYNAVDVNIWPWIERFDVMAQQGIISLAKDRFPALAAYVERMKSVPAIAETVHSAEDFKVFYDSYKKGEALYNHNSPHPLYEGDSSA, from the exons TACAGCATGGAGTATTGTCCGTTCGCTCAG AGAGCTCGCGTTGCTCTAAAAGCCAAGGGTGTCAAATTCGACGTGATCAATTGCAACTTGAAGAACAAACCCAAATTTTTGACCGACGCGCATCCCAACGGACAAGTGCCTGTTCTATTGCACAAGGGCAATGTCATTGTGGAGTCAGAAATTATCGTGG AATATGTTGACCAAGCCTTTCCTGATCAAGGCAAAACACTATACTCTGAAGATGCTGCTACACGTGCTAAAGCTCGTGCTCATATCACATTCTTCGGTCAAAAGGTGATGCCATTGATGTATAAAGTGACCCGTGATCCAACCAACGAAGAAGAGAAAGCCAATCTGTTGAAGATGGTGGAGAAGTGGGTGGAAGAACCACTGAGTAAAGGAGGCGCACCATTTTTCGGTGGGCAAGAGTACAACGCAGTTGATGTCAACATTTGGCCTTGGATTGAAAGATTTGACGTTATGGCACAGCAGGGTATCATTTCTTTGGCAAAGGATCGCTTCCCAGCCTTGGCTGCTTATGTGGAGAGAATGAAGAGTGTACCAGCTATTGCTGAAACCGTTCATTCAGCTGAAGACTTCAAGGTTTTCTATGACAGCTATAAGAAGGGAGAGGCACTTTACAACCACAACTCACCTCATCCTCTGTATGAAGGTGACAGTAGTGCATGA